Proteins from one Juglans microcarpa x Juglans regia isolate MS1-56 chromosome 6S, Jm3101_v1.0, whole genome shotgun sequence genomic window:
- the LOC121237682 gene encoding protein FAR-RED IMPAIRED RESPONSE 1-like, which translates to MSPETQNERCSWAPLQGNNEGQRWLKGEGSREAKTQEGLEIVTKNGENGYYGPGNPYYPPFIMPQNAYPNPYICAWGSQPLSSNPEESRRSEKTPQLPSESSIVPLPLGAETEKKFRETSSDINKEAEAEGTNEISDDDERVEEPKPARQLRLGKGGGEALSDYFKRMRKMNDGFISVMDVDEELRVRNVFWADAHSRAAYEYFGDVITFDTTYLTNRYGMPFAPFVGVNHHGQSILLEAGLISNKDTSTFVWLFQAWLNCMNGQAPKVIIIDQDRVMKSAIAMVFPETRHRYCIWHIMRKLLEKLGSHSQFNAGLKTAIQSVVYDSHTCVEFDTKWGELIQKFDLGDNAWLQGLYTEKSYWVPTYLKGVFWAGMSTTQRSQSMNAFFDGYVHSGTTLKEFVNQFDNTLRKKVEVEMIGDFNSYNQTIPCVSPFR; encoded by the exons ATGAGCCCCGAGACACAAAATGAGAGGTGTTCTTGGGCGCCATTACAGGGAAACAATGAAGGTCAGAGATGGTTAAAGGGGGAAGGAAGCAGGGAAGCTAAAACGCAAGAGGGTCTGGAGATTGTAACGAAGAACGGGGAAAAT GGATATTATGGTCCAGGAAACCCGTACTACCCACCATTTATCATGCCTCAAAATGCATATCCAAATCCATATATATGTGCTTGGGGTAGCCAG CCTCTGTCGAGTAATCCGGAAGAGTCAAGAAGATCTGAAAAGACTCCCCAACTACCAAGTGAATCATCAATTGTGCCATTGCCATTGGGTgctgaaactgaaaaaaaatttagag aaaCTTCGTCGGACATAAATAAAGAGGCAGAGGCTGAAGGAACTAATGAAATATCGGATGATGATGAACGAGTTGAGGAGCCAAAGCCTG cCAGACAGTTGAGACTGGGTAAAGGAGGTGGTGAAGCACTTAGTGATTACTTtaagaggatgaggaagatgaatGATGGATTTATTTCTGTGATGGATGTGGATGAAGAGTTGCGAGTCAGAAATGTGTTCTGGGCTGACGCACATAGTCGAGCCGCGTACGAATATTTCGGAGATGTGATCACATTTGATACGACGTACCTAACAAATAGGTACGGTATGCCTTTTGCTCCCTTTGTTGGGGTGAACCATCATGGGCAATCCATACTATTAGAGGCTGGCTTGATTTCAAACAAGGATACAAGTACTTTTGTGTGGTTGTTCCAAGCATGGTTGAACTGCATGAATGGTCAGGCTCCAAAAGTAATTATAATAGACCAAGATCGTGTAATGAAGAGTGCCATTGCGATGGTATTCCCTGAAACTCGCCATAGATATTGTATATGGCATATCATGCGGAAACTTCTCGAGAAATTGGGATCCCACTCCCAATTCAATGCAGGATTGAAGACTGCCATTCAGAGTGTCGTATATGATTCGCATACCTGTGTAGAGTTTGATACCAAGTGGGGGGAACTAATTCAGAAATTTGACCTTGGTGATAATGCGTGGCTGCAAGGGTTGTATACCGAGAAATCATATTGGGTACCAACTTACTTGAAGGGTGTATTTTGGGCTGGTATGAGTACTACACAACGGTCTCAAAGCATGAATGCTTTTTTCGACGGATATGTGCATTCTGGTACAACGTTGAAGGAATTTGTCAATCAATTTGATAATACTCTGAGGAAGAAGGTGGAAGTGGAGATGATAGGTGATTTCAATTCGTACAACCAAACCATCCCATGTGTATCTCCATTCCGTTGA